In Azospirillum ramasamyi, the following are encoded in one genomic region:
- a CDS encoding Fe2+-dependent dioxygenase, protein MLLQIPDILTADEVAQCRAVLDSSPWVDGRVTAGDQAARAKHNLQIPEESETARELGVVILRALARSPAFNSAALPLRVLPPMFNRYDRAMTYGNHVDNSIRAIPGTGGMRMRADVSTTIFLSDPEDYDGGELIVEDTYGTRAVKLPAGHAVVYPSSSLHQVSPVTRGSRWASFFFTQSMVRDDGLRAMLYDLDMAIIELRQELGDGHHAVLSLVNHYHNLLRRWAEV, encoded by the coding sequence TTGCTCCTGCAGATCCCCGACATCCTCACCGCAGACGAGGTCGCGCAGTGCCGGGCGGTGCTGGACTCATCGCCCTGGGTCGACGGGCGCGTCACCGCCGGCGACCAGGCCGCCCGCGCCAAGCACAACCTGCAGATCCCCGAGGAAAGCGAGACCGCGCGGGAACTCGGCGTGGTCATCCTGCGCGCGCTCGCCCGCAGCCCGGCCTTCAATTCCGCCGCCCTGCCGCTGCGGGTCCTGCCGCCGATGTTCAACCGCTACGACCGGGCGATGACCTACGGCAACCACGTCGACAACAGCATCCGCGCCATCCCCGGCACCGGCGGCATGCGCATGCGGGCCGACGTTTCGACCACCATCTTCCTCAGCGATCCCGAGGATTACGACGGCGGCGAACTGATCGTCGAGGACACCTACGGCACCAGAGCGGTCAAGCTGCCGGCCGGCCACGCCGTGGTCTATCCGTCCAGCAGCCTGCATCAGGTCAGCCCGGTGACGCGCGGCTCCCGCTGGGCCTCCTTCTTCTTCACCCAGTCGATGGTCCGCGACGACGGGCTGCGCGCCATGCTCTACGACCTCGACATGGCGATCATCGAACTGCGGCAGGAACTGGGCGACGGCCACCACGCCGTCCTGTCGCTGGTCAACCACTATCACAACCTGCTGCGCCGCTGGGCGGAGGTGTGA
- a CDS encoding TonB-dependent receptor: MRQTTSPHGLRPLLAGAAATASLAMTFAIPATADAQTAGTGTGAPGTGATPQRSSTDALQLDSIKVDAVAPETGNVNAAPTGVSRLPETVKDTPRVVNVVPQEIIEQQRATSLEQTLRNVPGITISSGEGNGGQTGDQFRIRGLTARGDIYTDGLKDFGVYSHDVFNTETVQVFKGPSGNGFGVGNSGGVINQGTKKASLQPKIQIDQSIGTGPLYRTTVDINQPLSDTAALRVNGLYHTQNVADRDEVEADRRGIAADLGLGLGTPTTWHLNYAYLKGEKTPDLGQPMVQGRDGIFRPAGEFGLDRKTSYVRNLDRDDTSNHILTSSFVHEVNKALAVYNDSRFSHYQRNFASTTPAALTGAPANQFLAGGNPLIGYGAGGGMAFKQQGFGVQNVTGAKVNGELFGLRHAFNGGLDVSYQRDNRESGSWVNRTNTQTIRNPSHSYGANTAILYPATGGREASVTNAGLFVTDRVWVSDQLSLQGGLRWDYFRTTFSAADPAIADGSASERTWSPSVSLIYEPTPDSSIYASYSRSYKPIGTDIAAAVTNGTAETPNSARDFEPEKTDLYEIGGKADFLNGRLGVSGALFQAEKANTYSVDPATGTITDGFSEAGLGIRVRGFEASISGKVTENWSIYTNYAYLNGKVTDSRTNPALVGNVAPNVPKHNANLWTTYQFEAGVPGRFTIGGGVQYASEYWSDSANTARMPDTFTADAMLSYEFRNVSVALNGYNLTDHRNYTSAFNAARAVPASGRTVMLTTGLTF; this comes from the coding sequence ATGCGACAGACCACGTCCCCCCACGGACTGAGACCCCTTCTGGCCGGTGCGGCCGCCACGGCCAGCCTGGCCATGACCTTCGCCATTCCGGCGACGGCCGATGCGCAGACGGCCGGCACGGGAACGGGCGCTCCGGGGACCGGTGCGACGCCGCAGCGCTCCTCGACCGACGCGCTCCAGCTCGATTCGATCAAGGTCGACGCGGTTGCCCCGGAAACCGGCAACGTCAACGCCGCCCCCACCGGCGTGTCCCGCCTGCCGGAAACGGTCAAGGACACGCCCCGCGTCGTCAACGTCGTGCCGCAGGAGATCATCGAGCAGCAGCGCGCCACCTCGCTGGAGCAGACGCTGCGCAACGTGCCGGGCATCACCATCTCGTCCGGTGAAGGCAACGGCGGCCAGACCGGCGACCAGTTCCGCATCCGCGGCCTGACCGCTCGCGGCGACATCTACACCGACGGCCTGAAGGACTTCGGCGTCTACAGCCACGACGTCTTCAACACCGAGACGGTCCAGGTCTTCAAGGGTCCGTCGGGCAACGGCTTCGGCGTCGGCAACTCCGGCGGCGTGATCAACCAGGGCACCAAGAAGGCGTCGCTGCAGCCGAAGATCCAGATCGACCAGTCGATCGGCACCGGCCCGCTGTACCGCACCACGGTGGACATCAACCAGCCGCTCAGCGACACCGCGGCGCTGCGGGTGAACGGCCTCTACCACACCCAGAACGTCGCCGACCGCGACGAGGTGGAAGCCGACCGCCGCGGCATCGCCGCCGACCTCGGCCTGGGCCTCGGCACGCCGACCACCTGGCACCTGAACTACGCCTATCTGAAGGGCGAGAAGACGCCCGACCTGGGCCAGCCGATGGTGCAGGGCCGCGACGGCATCTTCCGTCCGGCGGGTGAATTCGGCCTGGACCGGAAAACCTCCTATGTCCGCAACCTCGACCGCGACGACACGTCGAACCACATCCTCACCTCGAGCTTCGTGCATGAGGTGAACAAGGCGCTGGCGGTCTACAACGACTCCCGCTTCAGCCATTACCAGCGCAATTTCGCCTCCACCACCCCGGCGGCGCTGACCGGCGCCCCCGCCAACCAGTTCCTTGCCGGCGGCAACCCGCTGATCGGCTACGGCGCCGGCGGCGGCATGGCCTTCAAGCAGCAGGGCTTCGGCGTCCAGAACGTCACCGGTGCGAAGGTGAACGGCGAGCTGTTCGGCCTGCGCCACGCGTTCAACGGCGGCCTCGACGTCAGCTACCAGCGCGACAACCGCGAATCCGGCAGCTGGGTCAACCGCACCAACACCCAGACCATCCGCAACCCGTCGCACAGCTATGGCGCCAACACCGCCATCCTCTACCCGGCGACCGGCGGGCGCGAAGCCAGCGTGACCAACGCCGGCCTGTTCGTCACCGACCGCGTGTGGGTGTCCGACCAGCTGTCGCTCCAGGGCGGCCTGCGCTGGGATTACTTCCGCACCACCTTCAGCGCGGCCGATCCGGCGATCGCCGACGGCTCGGCATCCGAGCGCACCTGGAGCCCGTCGGTCAGCCTGATCTATGAACCGACCCCGGATTCGTCGATCTACGCCTCCTACTCGCGCTCCTACAAGCCGATCGGCACCGACATCGCGGCGGCCGTCACCAACGGTACGGCGGAAACGCCGAACAGCGCCCGTGACTTCGAGCCGGAAAAGACCGACCTCTACGAGATCGGCGGCAAGGCCGACTTCCTGAACGGCCGCCTGGGCGTCAGCGGCGCCCTCTTCCAGGCCGAGAAGGCGAACACCTACTCGGTCGATCCGGCCACCGGCACCATCACCGACGGCTTCTCCGAAGCCGGTCTCGGCATCCGCGTCCGCGGCTTCGAGGCCAGCATCAGCGGCAAGGTGACGGAGAACTGGAGCATCTACACCAACTACGCCTACCTGAACGGCAAGGTGACGGATTCCCGCACCAACCCGGCGCTGGTCGGCAATGTCGCTCCCAACGTGCCGAAGCACAACGCCAACCTGTGGACGACCTACCAGTTCGAGGCCGGCGTCCCCGGCAGGTTCACCATCGGCGGCGGAGTCCAGTACGCCTCCGAATACTGGTCGGACAGCGCCAACACGGCCCGCATGCCCGATACCTTCACCGCCGACGCGATGCTGTCCTACGAGTTCCGCAACGTCTCGGTGGCGCTGAACGGCTATAACCTGACCGATCATCGCAACTACACCTCGGCCTTCAACGCCGCCCGCGCGGTCCCGGCCTCCGGCCGCACCGTCATGCTGACGACGGGGCTGACGTTCTGA
- a CDS encoding glycosyl transferase family protein codes for MTRGRMIVALDALLSKRNVTLAARQLDMQTPALSRLLGQMREEFGDPLFVRSGRGLVPTPFAEALRPKVQALAAAIDDLFQPTVANLQSEPFDPGWNVPSSVPVPPLATRPANLLDGQPSPAEVASNLDRVGQSSSPHDRLARNIGILGIAGGGHGRPLTMEEAEEAMGIVLAGEADPIQTGALFGMMRVRGATAPELAGFVRAMQGHVAARFGGRLDGRLGSQPGSEPASRLEADLDWPCFTSPNYHNPPWFFHAAKLVAEAGYRVLLHGNTGSGPAAGRYEVVAAALGIPVCSTADDIGAALATQRIAYVPLTALAPQIHRLIGLHRLTQFRNAALEAVHLLRPAGGRTSLLGVTKPYYRELHRDTARLLGLPHISVLGSLRDVAQYAPFRPATIHRLIDGEPNDLALPARMAEPPATPRPRGTSLEYWQGVWAGGMRDARAERIIVGTAAFALYSLPGAAEDFNAALCLAEELWKHRCCR; via the coding sequence TTGACGCGCGGGCGCATGATCGTGGCGCTGGATGCCCTGCTGTCGAAGCGGAACGTCACCCTGGCCGCCCGGCAACTGGATATGCAGACGCCGGCGCTCAGCCGCCTGCTCGGCCAGATGCGGGAGGAGTTCGGCGATCCGCTGTTCGTCCGGTCCGGCCGCGGGCTCGTCCCCACCCCCTTCGCCGAAGCGCTGCGGCCGAAGGTGCAGGCATTGGCGGCGGCCATCGACGACCTGTTCCAGCCGACCGTCGCCAACCTGCAGTCCGAGCCCTTCGATCCCGGCTGGAACGTCCCGTCCTCGGTTCCGGTCCCGCCACTGGCGACGCGGCCGGCCAACCTGCTGGACGGCCAGCCCTCCCCGGCGGAGGTCGCCTCCAATCTGGATCGGGTCGGGCAAAGCAGTTCCCCCCATGACCGGCTGGCCCGGAACATCGGCATTCTCGGCATCGCCGGCGGCGGCCATGGCCGCCCGTTGACCATGGAGGAAGCGGAAGAGGCGATGGGCATCGTGCTGGCGGGCGAGGCGGACCCGATCCAGACCGGCGCATTGTTCGGCATGATGCGCGTGCGCGGCGCCACCGCGCCGGAACTCGCCGGCTTCGTGCGGGCGATGCAGGGCCATGTCGCCGCCCGGTTCGGCGGCCGATTGGATGGCCGATTGGGCAGCCAACCGGGCAGCGAACCGGCATCCCGTCTCGAAGCGGATCTGGACTGGCCCTGCTTCACTTCGCCCAACTACCACAACCCGCCCTGGTTCTTTCACGCCGCCAAGCTGGTGGCGGAGGCCGGGTATCGGGTTCTTCTGCACGGCAACACCGGCAGCGGTCCCGCCGCCGGGCGGTACGAGGTGGTGGCCGCCGCGCTCGGGATTCCGGTCTGCTCGACGGCGGACGACATCGGCGCCGCCCTGGCGACGCAGCGGATCGCCTATGTTCCGCTGACGGCGCTCGCTCCTCAGATTCACCGGCTGATCGGCCTGCACCGGCTGACCCAGTTCCGCAACGCAGCCCTGGAGGCGGTCCATCTGCTGCGGCCGGCCGGCGGGCGCACCAGCCTGCTGGGCGTGACCAAGCCGTATTACCGCGAACTGCATCGCGACACCGCGCGCCTGCTGGGCTTGCCTCATATCTCCGTGCTGGGCAGCCTGCGCGACGTGGCGCAATACGCGCCCTTCCGCCCGGCAACCATCCATCGCCTGATCGACGGCGAGCCGAACGACCTCGCCCTTCCCGCCCGCATGGCGGAACCGCCGGCCACGCCCCGCCCGCGCGGCACCAGCCTGGAATACTGGCAGGGTGTGTGGGCCGGCGGAATGCGCGATGCGCGGGCGGAGCGGATCATCGTGGGAACCGCGGCCTTCGCTTTGTATTCGTTGCCGGGCGCCGCCGAAGACTTCAACGCTGCATTGTGTCTGGCGGAGGAACTGTGGAAGCATCGTTGCTGCCGCTGA